A genomic stretch from Erysipelothrix sp. HDW6C includes:
- a CDS encoding MurR/RpiR family transcriptional regulator, giving the protein MSSLYRIKENMNNYTETEKKIAQYILENKDKVINYSSQHFAQEIDSSAAAIVRFSKKIGYNGFTHLKVELAKDRSEMEDTSFEKLINEEDSIETMIRKSHYVNHRTFDNTYKLINPMILGEAIEKIRGARRIYLFGIGGSSVVANDLSQKFVRIDREVLYFDDFHLGMSSLTHANNQDVIISFSYSGITHEIVIAQRLAAEKGVTTIAITQVGRNELAKLSDYVINIPKEESELRLGSIASRFSMFAISDLLYLGVAKVDIEKTRSKLLESRKNVKLIRENQ; this is encoded by the coding sequence ATGAGTAGTTTGTACCGAATCAAAGAAAATATGAATAATTATACTGAGACTGAAAAGAAGATTGCGCAATATATTTTGGAGAATAAAGATAAAGTCATCAATTATTCCTCACAGCACTTTGCTCAAGAGATAGATTCGTCTGCCGCAGCGATTGTCCGTTTCTCTAAGAAAATTGGTTATAATGGATTCACGCACTTAAAGGTTGAATTGGCGAAAGACCGTAGTGAGATGGAAGATACATCGTTTGAGAAGTTAATTAACGAAGAAGACTCAATCGAGACGATGATACGGAAATCACACTATGTTAATCATCGTACATTTGATAACACCTATAAGTTAATCAATCCGATGATACTTGGTGAAGCAATTGAAAAAATTCGTGGTGCACGTCGTATTTATCTTTTTGGAATTGGTGGGTCAAGCGTCGTTGCGAACGATTTATCACAAAAATTTGTACGTATCGATCGTGAGGTTTTATACTTCGATGATTTCCACCTTGGGATGTCCTCTTTAACTCACGCCAACAATCAAGATGTAATTATCTCTTTTTCGTATTCAGGAATTACTCATGAAATTGTAATCGCTCAAAGACTTGCTGCTGAAAAGGGTGTAACGACAATTGCGATTACCCAAGTCGGGCGCAATGAACTTGCGAAGCTTTCTGATTATGTCATTAATATCCCTAAAGAAGAGTCTGAACTCCGTTTGGGTTCGATTGCTTCGCGATTCTCAATGTTCGCTATATCCGATCTCTTGTACCTAGGTGTTGCAAAAGTTGACATCGAAAAAACGCGAAGTAAACTCCTTGAATCTCGTAAAAATGTGAAACTTATCCGTGAGAATCAATAA
- a CDS encoding ABC-F family ATP-binding cassette domain-containing protein, translating to MISTNNLSLMFDGKALFEEVSINFTQGNCYGVIGANGAGKSTFLKLLSGELDPTGGHVSIQPGKRLSFLKQDHFAFDDYTVLETVIMGNTELYAIMKEKDEIYLKEDFSEADGIRAGELEEKFADMDGWNAETEVFTLLNGLSVDSKYHEEKMSNLPGSDKVKVLLAQAVFGHPDILLLDEPTNHLDLDAINWLEEFVINLDSTVIMVSHDRHFLNKTCTHIADIDYGKIQLFVGNYDFWYESSQLILRQMKDANKKKEEKIKELKDFIDRFSANASKSKQATSRKQALAKINIEDMVASKRRYPFIEFKPRRNLGSSILNVDSLTKTVEGSKVLDAINLTVKNDDKIAFISENELASTTFFELITGNMQPDSGTVHWGSSVEYGYFNKNFDQEFTTDERIVDWLMEFSDEKDETYVRGFLGRMIFAGDDALKKLNVLSGGEKVRCMMSKMMIMGANVLILDEPTNHLDMESITALNNALIKFPGTILMTSHDHQIVDTTATRIVEFKDDGSIVDYLGTYEEYLEKKHNENKK from the coding sequence GTGATAAGTACAAATAATCTATCGCTTATGTTCGATGGAAAAGCTCTTTTCGAAGAGGTGTCAATTAACTTTACTCAAGGTAATTGCTATGGCGTTATCGGCGCAAATGGTGCTGGTAAGTCAACATTTTTAAAATTATTGTCAGGTGAGTTAGACCCTACCGGAGGCCATGTGTCCATTCAACCGGGGAAAAGACTCTCGTTTTTGAAACAAGATCACTTTGCTTTCGATGATTATACCGTTCTGGAAACTGTAATTATGGGTAATACAGAGCTTTATGCAATCATGAAAGAAAAAGATGAGATTTATCTTAAAGAAGATTTTAGTGAAGCTGATGGAATTCGTGCTGGAGAATTGGAAGAAAAATTTGCTGACATGGATGGTTGGAATGCTGAAACTGAAGTGTTTACGTTACTTAATGGACTGAGCGTTGATTCAAAATATCATGAAGAGAAAATGAGTAATCTTCCGGGTTCAGATAAAGTTAAAGTGTTGTTGGCACAGGCTGTATTTGGTCATCCTGATATTTTACTTCTTGATGAGCCTACAAACCACTTGGATCTCGATGCAATTAACTGGCTTGAAGAGTTTGTTATAAATCTTGATAGCACCGTAATTATGGTTTCTCATGATCGACACTTTTTAAATAAAACGTGTACACATATTGCGGATATTGATTATGGAAAAATCCAGTTATTCGTCGGTAACTATGATTTCTGGTATGAATCAAGTCAATTGATTCTTCGCCAAATGAAAGATGCCAATAAGAAAAAAGAAGAAAAAATTAAAGAACTCAAAGACTTTATTGATCGCTTTAGTGCTAATGCATCGAAATCCAAACAGGCAACATCACGAAAGCAAGCATTGGCTAAGATTAATATCGAAGATATGGTTGCATCAAAGCGACGGTATCCATTTATTGAATTTAAACCCCGTCGTAATCTTGGTTCATCGATTTTGAATGTTGACTCACTCACAAAGACAGTAGAGGGTAGCAAGGTACTTGATGCTATTAATCTGACTGTCAAAAATGATGATAAAATTGCGTTTATCAGTGAAAATGAGCTTGCATCAACAACGTTCTTTGAGTTAATCACTGGGAATATGCAACCTGATAGTGGAACAGTTCATTGGGGTTCCAGTGTTGAATATGGTTACTTTAATAAGAATTTTGATCAAGAATTTACGACTGATGAGCGTATTGTAGACTGGCTAATGGAGTTCTCCGATGAAAAAGATGAAACCTATGTGCGTGGATTCTTGGGGCGGATGATCTTCGCAGGCGATGATGCCTTAAAAAAATTAAATGTCTTGTCTGGAGGGGAGAAGGTTCGTTGCATGATGTCAAAAATGATGATCATGGGCGCGAATGTTCTAATCTTGGACGAGCCTACAAACCACTTGGATATGGAATCAATAACAGCATTGAACAATGCTCTTATTAAGTTCCCTGGAACAATTTTAATGACTTCTCATGACCACCAAATTGTCGATACAACGGCAACTCGCATTGTTGAGTTTAAGGATGATGGATCGATTGTTGATTATCTTGGGACATATGAGGAGTATTTGGAAAAGAAACACAACGAAAATAAGAAATAG
- a CDS encoding GntR family transcriptional regulator, translating into MKKKKLMYVEIAIQLKNDILAGKYPMGSYIPTERELEETFNVSKITVRNAVEILANEGYVEKKSGKGTIVISNRLFNKLSKAASFSSILEENHQLEKELIGIEIVPTDPNSKLRHTFGDEVTCLRRMYYLDGKPYITFEHYFPVMMIKNAINEIEQDSLYKWLDQKGYDVAKFQDKFYVVTKAKEYITKILATADTPLLCRERTTVDADGDVVEISYGYYDSTTMPYIIEYEI; encoded by the coding sequence ATGAAAAAGAAAAAGTTAATGTATGTTGAAATTGCAATTCAGTTAAAGAACGATATCCTCGCTGGAAAATATCCAATGGGTTCCTATATCCCAACAGAACGCGAATTGGAAGAAACATTCAATGTAAGTAAAATTACGGTTCGAAATGCTGTAGAAATCCTTGCAAATGAAGGCTATGTAGAAAAGAAGAGTGGAAAAGGGACAATCGTCATTAGTAATCGTCTTTTTAATAAACTCTCAAAAGCTGCCTCTTTCTCATCAATTCTAGAAGAAAATCATCAACTTGAAAAGGAACTTATCGGGATTGAGATTGTACCAACCGATCCAAATTCAAAACTACGCCATACCTTTGGTGATGAAGTAACGTGCCTAAGAAGAATGTATTATCTTGATGGTAAGCCATATATCACATTCGAACATTATTTTCCTGTGATGATGATAAAAAATGCAATCAATGAAATTGAGCAAGATTCACTGTACAAATGGCTTGATCAAAAAGGGTACGATGTGGCTAAATTCCAGGATAAATTTTATGTTGTAACCAAGGCGAAAGAGTATATTACTAAAATTCTTGCTACTGCTGATACCCCATTGTTATGTCGGGAACGAACAACTGTTGATGCTGATGGCGATGTTGTAGAAATTTCCTACGGTTACTATGACTCCACGACAATGCCTTATATTATTGAGTACGAAATCTAA
- a CDS encoding carbonic anhydrase produces MKNEMNWQQSLKELQDGNERFRKQVLRNAAHSSEYLQSLVLGQKPHAVVVSCSDSRVSPDLIFDERLGEIFIIQNAGNIVDDTVIGSIEFAIESLGSALVVVLGHSDCGAVTAASQGVHVDGKLQYVIDSIVPHIRKGETLEQQIKQSAEEMADILRNEPVIKKAGTKVISAYYNINDGSIQWIL; encoded by the coding sequence TTGAAAAATGAAATGAATTGGCAACAATCATTGAAAGAACTTCAGGATGGTAACGAAAGATTTCGAAAACAAGTTTTACGCAATGCAGCACATAGCAGTGAATACTTACAATCACTTGTGTTAGGGCAAAAGCCCCACGCTGTAGTCGTTAGTTGCTCGGACTCTCGTGTGTCTCCGGATTTAATCTTTGATGAGCGTTTGGGTGAGATATTTATCATTCAAAATGCAGGAAACATTGTTGATGATACGGTAATAGGTAGTATTGAATTTGCGATTGAGAGTCTGGGTAGTGCACTTGTAGTTGTGTTAGGTCACAGTGATTGTGGCGCAGTGACTGCTGCATCCCAGGGTGTGCATGTTGATGGGAAATTACAGTATGTGATTGATTCAATCGTCCCTCACATTCGCAAAGGAGAAACACTCGAACAGCAAATTAAGCAAAGTGCCGAAGAAATGGCAGATATTTTGCGAAATGAACCTGTAATTAAAAAGGCAGGTACGAAGGTTATTTCTGCTTATTACAATATAAACGATGGTTCAATCCAATGGATACTTTAA
- a CDS encoding PTS transporter subunit EIIC: MSLEKIVSAIQQNRYFNAVKTAIIKVAYINITLAVILFVWVQFQRFMDVSEDIRVILILVYQYYCIMMGLIFSYIVADQLSLQKENEPLKYATVFLAAILAVVYIPNNFTTEYPIVALFFSPIIYFFLDKLATLKVGFEKVPQAVADYYNCIMPVLVMTFVILILIFVFDGGLLWVGNVLATLTRALASPLAVIIVTLAICSFWVMGVHGVAVIGTIMRPFWFYMMLVNGYLVLLGQPAFYIGSETFFQWVVWLGGSGCTLGLSLCMRYFAKSIHLRTLGSEVMTSNWFNINENVIFGVPIVENRHFRFPFFMAPLICALVGYSAFAFGYVSVPAIVSPWVLPAPIGIFISTLGDYRSLILIALLIVISAVIYYPFFKRYDNELRIEEMN; the protein is encoded by the coding sequence TTGAGTTTAGAAAAGATCGTATCAGCGATTCAACAAAATCGCTATTTCAACGCTGTTAAAACAGCAATCATCAAAGTTGCTTACATAAACATTACTCTTGCAGTGATTCTGTTTGTATGGGTTCAATTTCAAAGATTCATGGATGTATCCGAAGATATTCGTGTGATATTGATTTTAGTTTACCAGTATTACTGCATCATGATGGGACTCATTTTCTCATATATAGTCGCGGATCAACTCAGTCTACAGAAAGAGAATGAGCCGCTCAAATATGCGACAGTTTTTCTTGCAGCAATTCTTGCGGTAGTCTATATCCCTAATAATTTTACAACTGAGTATCCGATTGTTGCGTTGTTTTTTTCACCGATAATCTATTTTTTCTTAGATAAGTTAGCAACGTTAAAAGTGGGTTTTGAAAAGGTTCCGCAAGCTGTTGCAGACTATTACAACTGTATTATGCCAGTACTAGTGATGACTTTCGTTATTTTGATATTAATTTTTGTATTTGATGGTGGTTTGCTGTGGGTTGGAAATGTATTAGCGACACTCACAAGAGCGCTCGCTTCTCCACTGGCGGTCATCATTGTTACGCTTGCCATTTGTTCCTTCTGGGTAATGGGGGTACATGGGGTCGCTGTTATTGGGACAATCATGCGTCCGTTCTGGTTTTATATGATGCTTGTCAATGGATACCTCGTCTTGCTGGGACAACCTGCGTTCTACATTGGTTCGGAGACTTTTTTCCAATGGGTTGTTTGGCTTGGTGGCTCTGGCTGTACCTTAGGCTTATCGCTTTGTATGCGATATTTCGCAAAAAGCATTCATTTGAGAACATTAGGCAGTGAAGTGATGACATCAAATTGGTTTAACATCAATGAAAATGTTATCTTTGGGGTACCCATTGTTGAAAATCGCCACTTCAGATTTCCTTTCTTTATGGCACCTTTGATATGTGCGCTCGTTGGATACAGTGCTTTTGCTTTTGGTTATGTCAGTGTTCCAGCAATTGTTTCTCCTTGGGTTTTACCGGCTCCAATTGGTATCTTCATTTCAACGCTTGGCGACTATCGTAGCCTAATTCTAATTGCATTACTGATCGTAATTTCTGCAGTAATTTACTATCCGTTTTTTAAGCGTTATGATAATGAGTTAAGAATAGAAGAAATGAACTAA
- a CDS encoding LCP family protein — protein MKKNKELFVFKGSFIFFIQAIITLFISVAIFRLDLLPFKFMGIVIGSLLVILMIFGFWLLKSKKGAFLNFGKILSLLLSLVLVIGTNYVLKGDSFIGSIAGANQDTHVVSVIVRNDSDYRVFDDVKGFDFGANTLMDRANIDKARSLFEGKTKNSISIDEFSQYESLANALIDGDIEVMFLSEAHRAVVAEVMPDFNESTRVIDSVKWSVESKVTDRNTDVSKDTYSIYISGIDTYGPVSSVARSDVNMIVTVNPLTKQILLTSIPRDYHVILPSFNAYDKLTHAGIYGVGESVSTLENLLGIDIDFYARVNFDSVEQIVDALGGVDIYSDIAFTAFDGREFVEGYNYVDGEAALSFARERYSIEGGDNARVKNQQALLTAVLKKAMSPAIITNYNSILGSVAGSFELSMPEGDFKQVIKNEIDDMSGFEILSIQLRGFGSSSDSTVSMPGWNLYVMEPDFDTVNRASELILQMEAGQRISVD, from the coding sequence ATGAAGAAAAATAAAGAACTGTTTGTCTTTAAAGGATCATTCATATTTTTCATTCAAGCAATTATAACGTTGTTTATCAGTGTTGCAATTTTCAGGTTGGATTTGTTGCCCTTTAAATTCATGGGAATAGTTATAGGAAGTTTACTCGTGATTCTTATGATATTTGGTTTTTGGCTCTTGAAATCAAAGAAGGGTGCATTTTTAAATTTTGGAAAAATTCTGAGTTTACTTTTAAGTTTAGTCCTTGTTATTGGAACAAACTATGTTCTAAAAGGTGATAGTTTTATTGGTTCAATTGCAGGAGCAAATCAAGATACACATGTGGTTTCAGTAATTGTTCGTAACGATAGCGATTATCGTGTTTTCGATGATGTCAAAGGTTTCGATTTTGGTGCAAATACACTAATGGATCGCGCAAACATTGATAAAGCACGTTCATTGTTTGAAGGAAAGACTAAAAATTCAATTTCTATCGATGAGTTTTCCCAATATGAATCATTGGCAAACGCACTTATTGATGGTGATATTGAAGTTATGTTTTTAAGTGAAGCACACCGTGCAGTCGTTGCGGAAGTAATGCCAGATTTTAATGAAAGTACCCGTGTTATTGATTCTGTGAAGTGGTCTGTAGAATCTAAAGTGACTGACCGAAATACTGATGTATCAAAAGACACATACAGCATTTATATTTCAGGAATCGATACATATGGACCTGTTTCCTCAGTTGCGCGTTCTGATGTTAATATGATTGTAACGGTAAATCCGCTAACAAAACAAATACTATTGACGAGTATCCCCCGTGACTATCATGTGATTTTACCTTCGTTCAATGCGTACGATAAACTAACACACGCAGGTATTTATGGTGTGGGTGAATCGGTATCAACTTTGGAGAATTTGCTAGGGATTGATATTGATTTCTATGCGCGTGTCAACTTTGATTCGGTTGAACAAATTGTTGATGCGTTGGGTGGTGTTGACATTTATTCTGATATAGCGTTTACCGCATTTGATGGACGAGAGTTTGTTGAAGGCTATAACTATGTAGATGGGGAAGCGGCATTGAGCTTTGCTCGTGAGCGCTACTCTATTGAAGGTGGAGATAATGCTCGTGTTAAGAATCAACAAGCATTGCTTACCGCAGTGCTCAAAAAAGCAATGTCACCGGCAATTATAACGAATTACAATAGCATTCTTGGATCGGTAGCGGGAAGCTTTGAGTTGAGTATGCCAGAGGGTGATTTCAAACAAGTCATAAAGAATGAAATTGATGATATGTCAGGCTTCGAAATCCTTTCAATACAATTGAGGGGATTTGGCTCGAGTAGTGATTCAACGGTTTCGATGCCAGGATGGAACCTCTATGTTATGGAACCAGATTTTGATACGGTTAACCGTGCATCAGAATTAATTCTTCAAATGGAAGCAGGTCAACGAATCTCTGTTGACTAG
- a CDS encoding DUF1801 domain-containing protein — protein sequence MGQDIIDYISNIDVKYRDVYIKLMNIVADAIPEGFELQMLYDMPTYVVPKSRYPQGYHVKPEYPLPFLSLGVQKGHIGIYHLGIYMDPQLLAWFEKAYAETMPTKLDMGKSCIRLKNPNTIPFDLIADLVQQVTVDEYIDRYESNSSR from the coding sequence ATGGGACAAGACATTATTGACTACATATCTAATATTGATGTTAAATACCGTGACGTTTATATAAAACTCATGAATATTGTTGCGGATGCAATTCCAGAAGGTTTTGAATTACAAATGCTTTATGATATGCCAACATATGTTGTACCAAAGTCTCGCTATCCTCAAGGGTATCACGTAAAACCGGAGTATCCGTTGCCGTTTTTATCACTGGGTGTGCAAAAGGGACATATTGGCATCTATCACCTTGGCATCTATATGGACCCACAACTACTAGCTTGGTTTGAAAAAGCATACGCTGAAACAATGCCTACAAAACTAGATATGGGAAAATCTTGTATTCGTCTAAAGAATCCCAACACAATACCTTTTGATTTGATTGCCGATTTGGTACAACAGGTAACTGTTGATGAATATATTGATAGGTATGAATCTAACTCATCCCGTTGA
- a CDS encoding MupG family TIM beta-alpha barrel fold protein: MLGISSYFKDLDYDYLKRASEIGAKYLFTSLHIPEEDLSQLDQELPIFLKTCQELGLQIVPDISPITFEKLGVIANDYKALKEMGFKVLRLDYGFDDFDVIKTLLHDFDLMLNASVVNEQYIVDAKAAGVDFSRISLLHNFYPKTETGLSLDYFKKMNEGFLKHNIRIMAFVPGDLLKRFPLYEGLPTVEKHRQKNPYIAAVELIHDCEISDVLIGDSKAHLSTLQYIQSYMKDRIMHIPVVLDEPYTDMFDHTFTVRKDLSENVVRLITPRIPNIAIKDNSYRVRGAITMENELSGRYSGEIQLTKRDFPMDARTNVLGFIHPDYVELVDSIDRDTIIQFVRIN; this comes from the coding sequence ATGTTGGGGATATCAAGTTACTTTAAGGATCTTGATTACGATTATTTAAAAAGAGCATCTGAAATTGGGGCGAAGTATTTATTTACTTCGCTTCATATTCCAGAGGAAGACTTGTCACAATTAGATCAAGAGCTACCAATCTTCCTTAAAACGTGCCAAGAATTAGGGTTGCAAATTGTACCGGACATTTCCCCGATTACATTTGAAAAATTAGGTGTTATAGCAAACGATTATAAGGCTCTGAAAGAAATGGGCTTTAAAGTATTACGTCTTGACTATGGTTTTGATGACTTTGATGTCATCAAAACATTATTACATGACTTTGACTTAATGCTTAATGCCAGTGTTGTTAACGAACAGTACATTGTCGATGCGAAAGCAGCGGGTGTTGACTTTTCGCGTATCTCACTGCTTCACAACTTTTATCCAAAAACAGAAACAGGTCTTTCACTTGATTATTTTAAAAAAATGAACGAGGGATTTCTTAAGCATAACATCCGTATTATGGCTTTTGTCCCAGGAGACCTTCTCAAACGTTTTCCGTTATATGAAGGATTACCTACTGTTGAGAAACACCGTCAAAAGAATCCCTATATTGCGGCAGTTGAATTGATTCATGACTGTGAAATTAGTGATGTGCTTATTGGTGACAGTAAGGCGCATTTGTCTACATTGCAATACATTCAAAGTTACATGAAAGATCGTATTATGCACATTCCTGTTGTTTTGGATGAACCATACACTGACATGTTTGATCACACGTTTACAGTTCGAAAAGACTTATCAGAAAATGTTGTTCGTTTAATAACACCACGTATTCCTAATATTGCTATTAAGGACAATAGTTATCGTGTCCGTGGTGCAATTACAATGGAAAATGAACTATCAGGTCGTTATAGTGGTGAAATTCAGTTAACAAAGCGTGACTTTCCAATGGATGCTCGTACGAACGTGCTTGGATTCATTCATCCGGATTATGTTGAATTGGTTGATTCCATTGATCGTGATACAATTATTCAGTTTGTACGCATAAATTAA
- a CDS encoding PTS sugar transporter subunit IIC yields MENLTRFIEEKIAPPLIKFSQLKYVQVMQRTGLGIMSLLVIGSVFLLVASFPIPGWTDFLGSFRWTIAAASGVGTGFIALYTVITASYGLVEYYNRQKGENNDIVQPMILAVASFLLLNPAQTVTTMLDGIEGTFTGVPTAYLGAVGVFAALIISIVTVELYRFVVNKKMVIKMPEGVPPMVSQSFIALIPSGIVILFWWFFGHVLAINLPQVIAGIFTPLVQQGDTPFVVVITTLLNRILWAVGIHGSNIVNSVAGTFWGQMANENLAAFQQSGLMTGLPYTFTSVWIDNYIWIGLFPLALSLITSKSPRLKGLGKLSIAAALFNIGEPLIFGLPIMLNPLMMIPFVLSYVVLAIVAIILTLTGVLPVPALMISWITPAPIKTFLATNGSVVATVYVLLAWLFMFVVFYPFVKAIEKNDLKEIAQAEELEGLETHV; encoded by the coding sequence ATGGAGAATTTAACACGTTTTATAGAAGAGAAGATTGCGCCACCGCTAATTAAGTTTTCTCAATTGAAGTATGTTCAGGTCATGCAACGTACTGGACTAGGGATCATGAGTTTGTTAGTTATTGGTTCAGTATTCTTATTAGTTGCATCATTTCCAATTCCGGGTTGGACTGATTTTTTAGGAAGTTTTAGATGGACAATTGCCGCAGCATCAGGGGTCGGTACAGGGTTCATCGCATTGTATACTGTAATTACTGCATCGTATGGTTTGGTAGAGTATTACAACAGACAAAAAGGGGAGAACAATGATATTGTTCAACCAATGATCCTTGCTGTTGCATCGTTCTTATTATTAAATCCAGCACAAACTGTCACAACAATGCTTGATGGAATCGAAGGTACATTTACGGGAGTTCCTACAGCATATTTAGGAGCGGTTGGAGTTTTTGCAGCCCTAATCATTTCGATTGTTACAGTTGAATTGTATCGATTTGTTGTTAATAAGAAAATGGTTATTAAAATGCCAGAAGGCGTTCCACCAATGGTATCGCAATCCTTTATTGCTCTAATTCCAAGTGGAATTGTAATTCTATTCTGGTGGTTCTTTGGTCATGTGCTTGCAATCAACTTACCACAAGTTATTGCCGGAATCTTTACACCACTCGTTCAACAAGGGGATACGCCCTTTGTAGTTGTCATCACAACACTCTTGAATCGTATTCTTTGGGCTGTTGGTATTCACGGAAGTAACATCGTTAACTCCGTTGCTGGTACATTCTGGGGACAAATGGCGAATGAAAACTTGGCTGCGTTCCAACAATCAGGACTTATGACAGGTCTTCCATATACATTTACATCCGTTTGGATTGATAACTATATTTGGATTGGTTTATTCCCTCTCGCATTGTCATTAATTACTTCGAAGTCACCCCGTCTCAAGGGTCTTGGAAAACTCTCAATTGCTGCAGCATTATTCAATATTGGTGAGCCATTAATCTTTGGACTTCCAATTATGCTAAACCCACTAATGATGATACCGTTTGTATTAAGTTATGTCGTTTTGGCGATTGTAGCGATAATACTAACATTAACAGGTGTCTTACCGGTTCCTGCTTTGATGATTTCTTGGATTACCCCTGCACCAATCAAAACATTCTTAGCAACCAATGGTAGCGTTGTTGCAACGGTATATGTTCTTCTAGCGTGGTTATTTATGTTCGTTGTCTTCTATCCATTTGTTAAAGCAATTGAAAAAAATGATCTAAAAGAAATTGCTCAAGCAGAGGAACTTGAAGGATTGGAAACACACGTCTAA
- a CDS encoding nucleoid-associated protein, protein MDVNKAIIHAIDSDLKSVILSEFPMNLNNAKAIETYILKLVKGLVGSTSSSKAKLGENSSLNNLLNTQLNFVESTQKIAREWFEHNVQSMDYVGTNLIFALIDLDESVALVMFELLNKDGFIKITQNQHGVENSLVHNHAILPSTFSSIPAAFMLNLGSAELTLKYNAENKDRIESLLDCTIIANSKDSFRVVGTLVDYISEQRDEDGFKNIVKAKQVITDNIEFFDEIEPKQILKEVFEDLSDDEESIVSATFEDHNVVDMIDLKTMKRTSVAKRHRIKTESGIEIILPLDILDVSDIVDIKTDINGRVTIELKDIGKIVE, encoded by the coding sequence ATGGACGTAAATAAAGCAATAATACACGCAATTGATAGCGATTTAAAATCAGTTATTCTATCTGAATTTCCCATGAATCTTAACAATGCTAAAGCGATTGAGACGTATATCTTAAAACTTGTAAAAGGATTAGTAGGGAGTACATCGTCTTCGAAGGCAAAACTTGGAGAGAACAGTTCGCTCAATAATTTGTTGAATACGCAATTAAACTTTGTTGAGTCGACACAAAAAATAGCCCGCGAGTGGTTTGAGCACAATGTGCAATCCATGGATTATGTTGGAACTAACCTTATATTTGCACTTATTGACCTTGATGAGTCTGTGGCATTGGTAATGTTTGAGCTCTTAAACAAAGATGGTTTTATCAAAATTACGCAAAATCAGCATGGTGTAGAGAACTCGTTGGTTCATAATCACGCAATACTACCAAGCACATTTTCAAGTATTCCAGCCGCTTTTATGCTAAATCTTGGGTCCGCAGAATTAACACTGAAATACAACGCAGAAAATAAAGACCGCATTGAATCCTTACTCGATTGTACGATCATTGCTAACTCAAAAGATTCGTTTCGTGTCGTAGGAACGTTGGTTGATTACATTTCCGAACAACGAGATGAAGATGGCTTCAAGAATATTGTTAAGGCAAAGCAAGTCATTACAGATAATATTGAGTTTTTTGATGAGATCGAACCAAAACAAATTTTAAAAGAAGTCTTTGAAGATTTAAGTGATGATGAGGAGTCGATTGTAAGTGCAACGTTTGAAGATCATAATGTTGTTGATATGATTGATCTAAAGACAATGAAACGCACATCTGTTGCAAAACGTCATCGAATTAAAACAGAATCTGGCATCGAAATTATTCTGCCGCTTGATATATTGGATGTCAGTGATATTGTTGATATAAAAACAGATATAAATGGTCGGGTTACTATTGAATTGAAAGATATAGGGAAAATTGTTGAATAG